The DNA segment GATGAAGGTCTGCACGGCGTGTCGCTGGGCGCAGAGCTCCTTCATGCGGCTGCAGGGCCTCTGCTTTGCCAAGGAGCACCAGGCACGCGTTTATGTGAGTAGTGGTCATGTGGACGGCCGCCCATTCTTCGTGGGATACTACAGCACGCTGCTGCGGTGGGCGGCGGCCTCGAGGGCTTGGATGCTGGTGCAGCTGAGTGATAACAGCACGCTGGCCACCACGGAGAGCGTGGTGGTCGCCAGCTACCCTGTGGGGAAGCACCGCTGGAAGCTGGGTGAGGAGTTGTGTGGGAAAGCCGCGGGTGCCTTCATTACGCTGAGCCTGTCCCCATGTGACGACTCCCAGTTCATGTGTGACTCTGGCCACTGCATCCCGCGGGATCAGCGCTGCAACCTGCTGTATGAGTGTGCTGACGGCAGCGACGAGCACCACTGCagcaaggtggaggtggaaggcgAGTACCTGAAGCAACTGTCCCCGGTAGGTCCCGGCGGCGCTGCTCTACTGCTGCTCGCCGCCCTCAAGCTCACCCGCGTGGCCAACGTGGATGAAATCAACATGGCTGTCAATCTAGACTTTGAACTGTCGCTGGAGTGGGCGGAGAATCGCGCCAAGTTGAGGCACCTCTCCGCACATGCGGagcccaccaccatcagcaagGAGGACGCTGCCAAGCTGTGGCAACCCGACTACCACCTCACCAACCTGCAGGGCGGCAAGGCAACGCTGCTGGCCGCCACGCTCGCCGCCACCTCCGCCAACAACGCCACGCTTCCGTCCTTCAATAATCTCAACACAGGTAAGGCAACCCCCGCCAGGAGTCCCACCTCGCCAGGCACCGCTTGCTGCACTGCGGTCTTGCCCTCACCTCTTGCTTCTCACTGCACAGCACCAACAGTTTGGAGTTAGGGCGTTTCTTGGTAGTCTGAGAGACAGCAGTAGGTCTGGTCCGGAGAGTGACGCACCTTGTGTGTTGCAGACGTGTTCTATCCCGGTGCGGCTAACACCGTACTGCTGATGCACCAGTACACGGCGGACGTGATCTGCTACTTCACCTTCTGGTTCTATCCGCTGGACGTGCAGCGCTGCTACATCAACGTGAGCCTGCCCGGTGCCCATCGCGACCGCGTGCTGTTCTCTCTGGACGGCGCCACCATGCAGTACACGGGGGTGAAGGACCTGGCACTGTACACTGTCGTTAACGCCGAGGTCAGTCCGCACTCCACCGCCCATCTCATCATGTTCCAGGTGGACCTGCAGCGGCGGCCcggtgctgtggtgctgtcCACCTTCCTGCCGtcgctgctggtgctggtggttagCTGGGCCACGCTCTTCGTCAGACAGGAGGCGATCAACGCCCGCGCCATCATGTCCCTCACGTCCCTCTTGGTGCTTTTCACGCTCTTCACAAACTTCTCCAACACACTGCCCAAGACTGCCGAGGTGAAGCTCATCGACCTGTGGTTCTTCTCTATCATCGCCATTCTCTTCGTGAACATCTTGGTGCATATCACCATCCCGGACAGGCCGCCGGAGCCTCAGCCGCACCTCAAGACGGTCGTCAAGCGGGTGCGGCCCCTGGAGGCGTCCCCCGCTGAGTACAGCGTGCAGCATCCCTTGCCCCAGGACACCTCGCTCCGGCTCCTCGTGCTGTACCGCTGCCTGTGCCTGCCCGTCCTCTGCGTCGTGATAAATGTTGCCTTCTGGTTGCTCGTGTTCTTCAAGCTTGAGTTCAAGTAGGATAAGGCAGTGGGGTCTCCTGCGTTCTACAATGTAGGCTATTAGGCCGGGCGCACATTGAGACGCAGGCCAGCACAGCCAGCCTCAATAAGTTCCTCAGTGGACGACATCATGTGGATTACTGAGTGAGAGACTGTTTCTTCCTGTGCCGCACGTACGCAGAAAACTGCGTTTCAAACACCGTGTGATGCAGGCCGAAGCAGGTCTGCCCTTGCGCTGTGCTGTCCTGCGTGACAATGTGCGTGCTTACATTGAAAATAGTGAGATACAGTTTTCTGCCCTGCTCTGTGTTGCGTTGTCTGTGTCGCCTGTGTCTCAATATGCACCCGGCTTACTCCCATTCACGTACCTTAAATCATCGTGTGAATTCTCGTAAGAGTGGTGTAAAGTGTTGCATGTGTACCGTATAGTGTAGACTCTCTTGAAGGTAGTACAGCTAAGTACCTTTGTTCTTTATACGTGACCTATAGAGTACCCATTTTGTGCTGCCTTCAAACTGACGTGCACCATGGCCTTGTCTGTAGTATGTGGACGGTGCTGGAGTGATATAAGAATGACAAATTGGAGGCGGTGACGCGAGTACTGGCACAACGAGGCAGCAACATGGAACGATTATGAACCAGTGTTGTTATatataaggaaaacaagagggatAATTAGTCGGAGTTTCACGGGTGTTTTTTAAcattagaaatttagaatatttGTTAAACCATCGCCAAAATCATGAAAGCATCCTTGAAAGCGCCAATAATGTCCACTGTAGAGCCTGTTCAAAGTAATAGAGACAAGTGACAAACAGAGTGATAATTCAGTCTCACTAGAATCTATTTTAGTACCATGAAGCAAAAACTATCAAGTAATCACGTCTAACTTTACTTCAGAACATAATGAAGCAAGTGAACCAGCCCTGAGGTACCCGTGAACACAAATGATAAAGTGATACCGTTACAAAGACTACATCGCAACATTCGtcagtatcattatcatcatcagttcctcttattattttgtGGTCAACGCTAGCAGAGGTGCATCATGAGCTCTCAGTGGATGCAAGGTAAtagttttcttatatattcttctctcagggaTGAAATACAGTGTTTAAAGTATCTactctccttttcatctattccatttatttactttgttgaCAGTAAGTTAGTTAAGGGCACTATTATGTACAGGCACTATTTGGTAATATGAGATAGAGAAGGTTCCCATGGCTGAAGagtcaaagaaaacgtgatCTATTTTAAGGGAAACTAAAATAAGTTATCTACCCGTTGTTCCCGTTGACTTCTGTTGAAATGAAGGCGTTTGCTACGTTATCTAAGACAACCTTCACAGACAtgatgaggaaatgcaaaaccattaaatgtaaagaaaaaaatataaactacagtatgaaaaggaaaaattctctctctctctctctctctctctctctctctctctctctctctctctctctctctctgatgatccTAGACGTCAATTTGATATGATGGGGAggagtgtggggaggaggaaggagaggagactggaggggagtggagtgtctcttgagagagagagagagagagagagagagagagagagagagagagagagagagagagagatgggggggggatTGAGAGTGAAGGCAAGGGATAGTGGAGGTTACGGTGATGAGAGATGGGGATtggggacagggagggagaggggctgTGTGGGTGAGGGGCTGTGGGGGTGAGGGACTGCGGGGCTCAGGTGGGTGAAGAGGAGgttggtggtggcaggggtggGCGAGGAGGGCCCCTGAACACTCCTCAAAGGGCCGCCCTGACTCGGTATCCAGATCTTGTTACAAAAATATGAGATTCACGAGAGGATTTTCCCGGGATTTAGaattttccttcatatctccGGCGGCGCGTCACTTCGCTTCAGTTAGATCCCATTTACGATGCAAATTTGAAGGACTCGCTGGAGACGAGTCGAAAATGTCCGACTCCCAGACCCAAGGCTTCGagacgccacgccacgccgtcgccgctgccgccgccgtccTCGCCTCACGGGCACCGCAAACGTCAAGTTCAGCAGTTAGGCGGCGTGGGATTCCTCCTTGCCCCTCTCCCCTCGCCTTGCCCCGTTCCGCTGCAGTAAAAAATGCCCTAACGATTTGTATGCATAAGAGGCTAGTACACGGCGGCGAAAAAAGTCCTTATCCAGATTGGATTCGTTCTCAGGGGCGGAGAGTATCCATACAAAAATTATGCAAATTTTTTCCATACGTTTCCGGTTCGATTAAGCTGCAGCAGCAGTCTGgagtctgcaatgagtgtgctcATTCCCGGCAAGGCTTTCCACTTCCCGCCGATGGCTTTCAGATAGGCGCCATTCCAGGGCGCAGCAGCCCCGTGAAGCACCAAGCGGCCACCACTCCCCCAACGGTGGAGCGGCAGCTCTCCCCTCTCTGGGAAGCTCTGGCCGCGGATTGAAACGGCGGCGGCGGGGTGAGGGCGGTGCGTCACCTGCTGAAAGGCGGCTCATCCTCACCTTATGATTCCGCGGCGTTAGGAGCGGAGGCCGAAATGAGGCACTTTAAATGTATGAATCAATAGTGGCCACTGACCGCCTCTGCTGGCGGGGACGGGACTGCGGTGCCCGGCTGTGGCAGAGAGAGCTGTGTGCTGGGACCGGTGCtgtgcggtgtgtggtgtgtgttgtacgCTGTGGTCTTGTGTGCTGTCCCCAAAGGACAGATTCATAAACATACAAAGCCACCCACTTTGCACGCCCTGAGACCCTTCATATACACACTAAAATGCACACCATCATAAACGCACACTACAACATTACTACGAGTGTTCACACATCCGCACAAAGCCAGAATTAGCAGACTTTACTGACGCATTTATCTTAATTCCACCACAGCTTTTTGTTTGGTTCTCTCCAccagcacaccaacacaccaacatacCAGCACACTCACGCGGCGCCTCTGTGTGGACACCCGACCGCCGCCTGACAAACACGCGCGGTTGTTCAGCCATTCTGCACTcatggcgaaaaaaaaaaaaaactagaagaaatggtgaggcaaaaaaagaaaagttggacaaaAAAGCCAGATAGAAAAATCAAaccaaaaaatgaaagaaaactacaCAAAAATGCTACCTAAAAAAGGGAgacgaaaaattaataaaaaagataaataaaacggaaaaatgaaaagccctcaaaaatagtaaaaaaaaaaaaaaaaaacactgcatctgcacacacacacacacacacacacacacacacacacacacacacacacacacacacacacacacacacacacgctagggAAACAAAAGTAATTTCCAATGACTATTATTTTGAGCGGCTTTTGTTAGACAGCGGATATTGTTTTGACGTCCGTAAGACTAGGAgatgatggcacacacacacacacacacacacacacacacacacacacacacacacacacacacacacacacacaagatatctATACAGGCTCAGGATCTctcgggatgtgtgtgtgtgtgtgtgtgtgtgtgtgtgtatttcctgcAGGAATTAAAGTATTATTCCTTAGTGACGTGTAAAGAAAGATATTTTTGTATACCTGTCTTTCcgcctgtctgtcagtctgtctgtctgtctgtctgtctgtctgtatgtctgtttatttgtctgtctagttttccttttgctgtgtgtttgtttgattttttgtctgtcttcgtCTGTTTTTTCAAAGTATTTAGCGGTCTGTTCCTCTTTCgctttgtctgtccgtctgtttgtttatttttgtctcctctttgtctctttccctcatcctctccccctttctctctctctctctctctctctctctctctctctctctctctctctctctctctctctctctctctctctctctctctctctctctctctctggcttcagGGTTTAATTTGCTCAGGTTTCATTAGATCCTATGActtccgttgtgtgtgtgtgtgtgtgtgtgtgtgtgtgtgtgtatgtggtagAGGGAACTTCCATCTccattatgacacacacacacacacacacacacacacacacacacacacacacacctgttcacgACGCAAATAACACGTGTCTAGATATTTTTAGTCCATATTCTGATGCATATTTCACTATTTCCAGTAGCCTAGTGAATCTGAAAGGCTGTAACTGTGCGCttacctcctcgtcctcctcgtcctccttgtcctcttcctcttccaccatctcctcctcctcctcctcctcccacgctgCTAAATCTCCAGGTCTCAGAGTAATGGAGTGAATTTTCTCGGTATAAATAGGAGTTAGAATTTTGGTAATTTATGAAGCAATACAAAGGGCGCATTCTGGGTTATTGTGAGCGTATCTCAGGGACTTGCCTCTCAAAACGGTGACTTATAAGGGAATTAAAGGCGCTCTTATCCCCGCCGTGACTCCGCCCTTGTACAGTTTTATTTATCGTTTGATTTCGCGTAGGAATATTCAGCAGTTAGTTGTCGATTTTATGCGTGAatcttccaagagagagagagagagagagagagggggccgtattctgaaacgctttgctctctatcactgttttccaaaagctccagttgaagataatcgtgtttttaagggtatttctatggttctggtgatagactggcaagatttttaggctattaagaggagaaactgtcttcaaaacccagctagttgtctctgttgccttagaaaattgtcatagtgggagatgtttctgaatacgtgcgagagagagagagagagagagagagagagagagagagagagagagagagagagagagagagagagagagaaattttgtatTGATTAATTCATTACGTTCATAGAGTGACACACCTAGTACAGGTATAATTCTTTGTATATACATTGTACTGGTGACACGCAAGACACGTTTTAAGGTACAGTAaagatgtaacacacacacacaaaataaataaataaatgaaaaaaatagataaaataaataaatagataaataatatgcATACTTCAGCACCCAGCAAAGCGTGGATGACAGACCAGAGCAGTATCCAAATTAGCATCAGTCAACAGGAAATGACATATGTGTATTAAGTGTTGGCCCCGGGGCAGCAAGTCTCTCCCTGAGGACGTTCCAGACAGTAGTGGAGGAGGGTTTGGCGTTGGGACGGTCACACAGCCTGCAGGTGGAGTAGTGGGGCACGTCTCCCGGCTcgtagaccagagagagagagagagagagagagagagagagagagagagagagagagagagagagagagagagagagagagagagagagagagagagttagttagaGTTAGTTagagttagtgagagagagagagagagagagagagagagtgagtagttTTGGTCATAATCGATCCAGTGAGGTCAATTATAAATAGTTACCTCGTTATATTAggtcaaggttaggttaggtcaggtagtAATGTAATGCATTAATGTCATGTCAGGtcaggctgggttaggttaggttagactggatTAGGTGAGGTTGGGTCACATAAAACTTAGGTCAAATTAGGTCAGGTGAGATGAGACAGCAAAGGTTATGCGAGATCAGGTCAAATGTTACGTTATGTCAGGTCAAAGAGTAAGCAGCAATGATGAAGTAAGGTCAAGTGGGCGAGGCAGTAATGGcgaggtaaggtcaggtcaggtcaaggacgaggtagtaatggtgaggtaaggtcaggttaggtgagGTCACGTAATGTTTAGTTCACATCAGgctgggcgaggcgaggcagtattagtcaggtaaggtcaggtcaaggACGAGGTAGTAATGGTGaggtaaggtcaggtgaggtgaggtcatgTGATGTTTAGGTCACAtcaggcggggcgaggcgaggcagtaATGGCGGCGGTGTCACTGTATACATCAGGGCAATTGGAGGCTGTTTGTCGTGAGCAATTGGCAGAGGCGTGAGGATTTAGAGGCAACGTATAGAGCCTTACCTCCATCACTGTCACCttgcctcttttcctccacctccctctcctccactacctccagcTGTTCCTCTCAgctacctccttccctctctctctctctctcaaacccttCCAACATCCTCCtcaatctcttt comes from the Portunus trituberculatus isolate SZX2019 chromosome 25, ASM1759143v1, whole genome shotgun sequence genome and includes:
- the LOC123508957 gene encoding uncharacterized protein LOC123508957 isoform X1: MWAPPSNDTFLRYNFSSNSNRTLPLFTTCYRMKPRQFVTLNTHLSYSYSNDGFDALGFYNEGQEVTGWMGGTFLNSDKRVFVEGIHPGVWTHICHLITRDFYILYVDGQKIYTWKESRTFSLVLNGSLVLGQEQDSLGGGFDKTQAFIGDLSQVSLWSRVLSSGEVARLAACEDSGHGDVFASDEIQLEEKGSITTTWMPLEDLCRPPIKSQFFFLPETRLFSEARAVCEAFNGSLVTPLSPAESQHLLEMWQSFGASCSVTGRIKVWLGLTDEAEEGVWRDITTNQLVEYQNFEPNRVGGGRVYNCATMDGKGTWLDSPCHATMKVCTACRWAQSSFMRLQGLCFAKEHQARVYVSSGHVDGRPFFVGYYSTLLRWAAASRAWMLVQLSDNSTLATTESVVVASYPVGKHRWKLGEELCGKAAGAFITLSLSPCDDSQFMCDSGHCIPRDQRCNLLYECADGSDEHHCSKVEVEGEYLKQLSPVGPGGAALLLLAALKLTRVANVDEINMAVNLDFELSLEWAENRAKLRHLSAHAEPTTISKEDAAKLWQPDYHLTNLQGGKATLLAATLAATSANNATLPSFNNLNTDVFYPGAANTVLLMHQYTADVICYFTFWFYPLDVQRCYINVSLPGAHRDRVLFSLDGATMQYTGVKDLALYTVVNAEVSPHSTAHLIMFQVDLQRRPGAVVLSTFLPSLLVLVVSWATLFVRQEAINARAIMSLTSLLVLFTLFTNFSNTLPKTAEVKLIDLWFFSIIAILFVNILVHITIPDRPPEPQPHLKTVVKRVRPLEASPAEYSVQHPLPQDTSLRLLVLYRCLCLPVLCVVINVAFWLLVFFKLEFK
- the LOC123508957 gene encoding uncharacterized protein LOC123508957 isoform X2; translation: MGGTFLNSDKRVFVEGIHPGVWTHICHLITRDFYILYVDGQKIYTWKESRTFSLVLNGSLVLGQEQDSLGGGFDKTQAFIGDLSQVSLWSRVLSSGEVARLAACEDSGHGDVFASDEIQLEEKGSITTTWMPLEDLCRPPIKSQFFFLPETRLFSEARAVCEAFNGSLVTPLSPAESQHLLEMWQSFGASCSVTGRIKVWLGLTDEAEEGVWRDITTNQLVEYQNFEPNRVGGGRVYNCATMDGKGTWLDSPCHATMKVCTACRWAQSSFMRLQGLCFAKEHQARVYVSSGHVDGRPFFVGYYSTLLRWAAASRAWMLVQLSDNSTLATTESVVVASYPVGKHRWKLGEELCGKAAGAFITLSLSPCDDSQFMCDSGHCIPRDQRCNLLYECADGSDEHHCSKVEVEGEYLKQLSPVGPGGAALLLLAALKLTRVANVDEINMAVNLDFELSLEWAENRAKLRHLSAHAEPTTISKEDAAKLWQPDYHLTNLQGGKATLLAATLAATSANNATLPSFNNLNTDVFYPGAANTVLLMHQYTADVICYFTFWFYPLDVQRCYINVSLPGAHRDRVLFSLDGATMQYTGVKDLALYTVVNAEVSPHSTAHLIMFQVDLQRRPGAVVLSTFLPSLLVLVVSWATLFVRQEAINARAIMSLTSLLVLFTLFTNFSNTLPKTAEVKLIDLWFFSIIAILFVNILVHITIPDRPPEPQPHLKTVVKRVRPLEASPAEYSVQHPLPQDTSLRLLVLYRCLCLPVLCVVINVAFWLLVFFKLEFK